From a region of the Neodiprion fabricii isolate iyNeoFabr1 chromosome 7, iyNeoFabr1.1, whole genome shotgun sequence genome:
- the LOC124186148 gene encoding CD209 antigen-like protein E, with the protein MGSSSMSPCLHVASFIAILGLFISTEARVDQVGQTRFIPQGYTMWMGNTVAYKVHNEPRTWHEAVQVCRGEGARLAIIDSYGKVRVIGAMKPFNAYVWVGVSRSDPQHPWITADEGASMYNIPWAPTKPWGPFNCLTVRGCNRGLSNEDCSQRKGFVCEAVMIGSKAEFV; encoded by the exons ATGGGTTCGTCATCAATGTCTCCGTGTCTCCACGTGGCGAGCTTCATCGCTATTCTGGGACTTTTCATCTCGACAGAGGCTCGTGTCGATCAAGTCG GTCAAACCAGGTTCATCCCGCAAGGCTACACCATGTGGATGGGCAACACCGTCGCTTACAAGGTTCACAACGAACCGCGGACCTGGCACGAAGCGGTGCAAGTTTGCAGAGGCGAAGGAGCTCGCCTGGCGATAATCGACAGCTACGGGAAGGTTCGAGTCATCGGCGCAATGAAGCCGTTCAACGCCTACGTCTGGGTCGGAGTGTCGCGATCGGATCCGCAGCATCCTTGGATAACGGCGGACGAAG GCGCCTCGATGTACAACATTCCTTGGGCACCGACGAAACCTTGGGGCCCGTTCAACTGCCTCACCGTCCGAGGGTGCAACCGGGGATTGAGCAACGAGGACTGCAGCCAGCGAAAGGGATTCGTCTGCGAAGCGGTGATGATAGGCTCGAAAGCCGAATTTGTGTGA